Proteins encoded by one window of Vigna radiata var. radiata cultivar VC1973A chromosome 5, Vradiata_ver6, whole genome shotgun sequence:
- the LOC106761853 gene encoding protein unc-45 homolog A isoform X2, whose product MAAPNRIERAHQMYREGRYEEALGFYTEAIAMAKTNPQKIALHSNRAACFLKLHDFKKAAEECTSVLELDHKHSGALMLRAQTLVTLKEYHSALFDVNRLLELNPSSEVYQNLQARLKTQLSLAPIPESEEEFEEQEDEEPEVIIEEENEREEMGGKYSSISNIMTEQKDELGKGIVITECAAHEAEPKFSMKQGGNQNYDSKKFIADAIAPKAPSRESNEENSKGWQTIPKPKGHSALDYARWDSVEDDSSDDDGDSEEEESLPQYRFRVRTIGVRPVK is encoded by the exons ATGGCGGCGCCGAATAGAATCGAACGCGCTCACCAGATGTACCGTGAAGGACGATACGAGGAGGCGTTAGGGTTCTACACGGAGGCAATCGCCATGGCTAAGACTAACCCTCAGAAGATCGCTTTGCATAGCAATCGAGCCGCGTGCTTTCTGAAGCTTCACGATTTCAAAAAG GCAGCAGAAGAGTGTACCTCGGTGCTTGAGCTTGATCACAAGCACAGTGGGGCATTGATGCTGCGGGCTCAAACGCTTGTCACCCTGAAGGAGTATCATTCAGCTCTTTTTGATGTCAACAGACTGTTAGAGTTGAATCCATCTTCAGAGGTTTATCAAAATCTTCAAGCTCGCTTGAAGACACAGTTG TCACTTGCTCCAATACCAGAATCAGAAGAGGAGTTTGAAGAACAGGAAGACGAGGAGCCTGAAGTGATAATTGAAGAGGAGAATGAAAGAGAAGAGATGGGAGGCAAATATTCTTCGATTTCTAATATTATGACAGAACAGAAGGATGAACTCGGTAAAGGCATTGTTATTACCGAATGTGCTGCTCATGAAGCAGAGCCCAAGTTTTCAATGAAGCAAGGGGGAAACCAAAACTATGACTCTAAGAAGTTCATAGCAGATGCTATAGCTCCTAAAGCACCAAGCAGGGAATCCAATGAGGAAAATTCAAAAGGATGGCAAACTATTCCAAAACCAAAAGGACATTCAGCTCTAGACTACGCACGGTGGGATAGTGTTGAAGATGATTCtagtgatgatgatggtgacagtgaagaagaagaatcttTGCCTCAATACCGGTTTCGTGTAAGAACAATTGGTGTACGTCCTGTAAAGTGA
- the LOC106761853 gene encoding protein unc-45 homolog A isoform X1, protein MAAPNRIERAHQMYREGRYEEALGFYTEAIAMAKTNPQKIALHSNRAACFLKLHDFKKVTSLFRSLLNLLLVLWFGKRSSMFCKAAEECTSVLELDHKHSGALMLRAQTLVTLKEYHSALFDVNRLLELNPSSEVYQNLQARLKTQLSLAPIPESEEEFEEQEDEEPEVIIEEENEREEMGGKYSSISNIMTEQKDELGKGIVITECAAHEAEPKFSMKQGGNQNYDSKKFIADAIAPKAPSRESNEENSKGWQTIPKPKGHSALDYARWDSVEDDSSDDDGDSEEEESLPQYRFRVRTIGVRPVK, encoded by the exons ATGGCGGCGCCGAATAGAATCGAACGCGCTCACCAGATGTACCGTGAAGGACGATACGAGGAGGCGTTAGGGTTCTACACGGAGGCAATCGCCATGGCTAAGACTAACCCTCAGAAGATCGCTTTGCATAGCAATCGAGCCGCGTGCTTTCTGAAGCTTCACGATTTCAAAAAGGTTACGTCTCTTTTTCGCTCCCTTTTGAATTTGTTATTGGTGCTTTGGTTTGGAAAGCGATCTTCTATGTTTTGTAAA GCAGCAGAAGAGTGTACCTCGGTGCTTGAGCTTGATCACAAGCACAGTGGGGCATTGATGCTGCGGGCTCAAACGCTTGTCACCCTGAAGGAGTATCATTCAGCTCTTTTTGATGTCAACAGACTGTTAGAGTTGAATCCATCTTCAGAGGTTTATCAAAATCTTCAAGCTCGCTTGAAGACACAGTTG TCACTTGCTCCAATACCAGAATCAGAAGAGGAGTTTGAAGAACAGGAAGACGAGGAGCCTGAAGTGATAATTGAAGAGGAGAATGAAAGAGAAGAGATGGGAGGCAAATATTCTTCGATTTCTAATATTATGACAGAACAGAAGGATGAACTCGGTAAAGGCATTGTTATTACCGAATGTGCTGCTCATGAAGCAGAGCCCAAGTTTTCAATGAAGCAAGGGGGAAACCAAAACTATGACTCTAAGAAGTTCATAGCAGATGCTATAGCTCCTAAAGCACCAAGCAGGGAATCCAATGAGGAAAATTCAAAAGGATGGCAAACTATTCCAAAACCAAAAGGACATTCAGCTCTAGACTACGCACGGTGGGATAGTGTTGAAGATGATTCtagtgatgatgatggtgacagtgaagaagaagaatcttTGCCTCAATACCGGTTTCGTGTAAGAACAATTGGTGTACGTCCTGTAAAGTGA